A region from the Vicia villosa cultivar HV-30 ecotype Madison, WI linkage group LG3, Vvil1.0, whole genome shotgun sequence genome encodes:
- the LOC131654835 gene encoding ornithine carbamoyltransferase, chloroplastic — MGVITAQCYCFTAVGSSKPYLSPSSHNLRHSLPISLSSSSSSPFPLRPISCSASSAPAAESPLTAKVGTGLKDFIHIDDFDKETILKILDRAIEVKTLLKSGDRTFRPFEGKTMSMIFAKPSMRTRVSFETGFSLLGGHAIYLGPDDIQMGKREETRDVARVLSRYNDIIMARVFSHQDILDLAKYATVPVINGLTDYNHPVQIMADALTMIEHIGRFEGTKVVYVGDGNNIVHSWLLLAAVVPFHFVCACPKGFEPDAKTVEKARKAGISKIEISHDPIEAVKGADVVYSDVWASMGQKEEAAYRREVFKGFQVDQNLMDAAGSKAFFMHCLPAERGVEVTNEVVEAPYSIVFPQAENRMHAQNAIMLHVLGK, encoded by the exons ATGGGTGTCATCACTGCCCAGTGTTACTGTTTCACCGCCGTTGGATCATCAAAACCCTACCTTTCTCCCTCATCTCACAATCTCCGCCATTCCCTTCcaatttctctttcttcttcttcttcttcaccattCCCACTCAGACCAATATCATGCAGTGCCTCTTCCGCTCCCGCCGCCGAATCTCCTCTCACCG CGAAAGTTGGAACTGGGTTGAAGGATTTTATTCACATAGATGATTTTGACAAGGAAACTATTTTGAAGATATTGGACCGAGCTATTGAGGTGAAGACATTGTTGAAATCAGGGGACAGGACTTTTCGGCCTTTTGAAGGGAAGACAATGTCAATGATATTTGCTAAGCCATCCATGAGAACAAGGGTTTCTTTTGAGACTGGTTTTTCATTGTTAGGTGGTCATGCTATTTACTTAGGacctgatgatattcaaatgggGAAGCGGGAGGAGACTCGTGATGTTGCTCGAGTTTTGTCTCGATATAATGATATCATTATGGCTCGGGTTTTTTCTCATCAG GACATACTTGATCTTGCAAAGTATGCAACTGTCCCTGTCATCAATGGTTTGACAGACTACAACCATCCCGTTCAGATAATGGCTGATGCCCTTACTATGATAGAGCACATTGGTCGGTTTGAAGGAACCAAG GTTGTCTACGTTGGAGACGGAAATAATATTGTCCACTCATGGTTGTTGTTGGCAGCTGTAGTTCCTTTTCACTTTGTTTGTGCATGTCCAAAAGGTTTTGAACCTGATGCGAAAACAGTTGAGAAGGCAAGGAAGGCTGGAATCAGCAAGATTGAGATAAGTCATGATCCCATAGAAGCTGTTAAAGGAGCTGATGTTGTGTATTCAGATGTCTGGGCCAGCATGGGCCAAAAGGAAGAAGCTGCATATCGTCGTGAAGTGTTTAAAGGATTTCAG GTGGATCAAAATCTGATGGATGCGGCTGGTTCAAAGGCATTTTTTATGCACTGCTTACCTGCTGAAAGAGGGGTGGAGGTGACTAACGAAGTTGTTGAAGCTCCATATTCGATAGTCTTCCCTCAAGCTGAGAACCGAATGCATGCACAGAATGCTATAATGCTCCATGTACTTGGCAAGTAA